Within the bacterium genome, the region GCATATGGGGACGGTGTTATTTTTGGAGCAACTATTGGAAGTATCGATCCTGCCGCAACTGTTATCGAGAGCGTGCCCACATACAAGACAACGCTCTACTTCATTAAATATGACTCGAAAGTGAAATCCGGCATGACCGCAAATATCGATATCTTGACGAATAAACGCGAAAATACACTCTCCGTTCCGACACGCGCCATTACCATGAATGGTGTGGGTGCGAGCGTGAATGTGGAAAATTCTGATCATACGATCCGTACTATTCCCGTAACCATAGGAATGAAAAGTTCAGATGGAAGAACTGAGATTATTGACGGACTGAAAGAAGGCGACCGGGTTATTTTAAATACACAGTAGTAATGACACGATGCTTTAGGGTAACTAATTTTCTATCAATAGAAATGGGGTTCAATGTAACATCATGAGTATCATAAGTACAAAAAATCTAACAAAGACGTACATTGATGAAAATGTAGAAACAAAAGTACTTCGCAGGGTTACCTTTGATATTAATCGAGGTGAGTTTGTTGCAATTATGGGACCATCAGGGTCGGGCAAATCAACATTACTCCATGTTTTGGGATTTCTCGATCGACATACTGATGGCACATACCTTTTTGAAAACAAAACAATAGATGACTATACCCCCGAAGAAATTGCACACGTACGGAACAAAAAAATGGGATTTGTGTTCCAAGCATTCAACCTCCTCGCGCGTACAACGGTTCTTGAAAATGTAAAACTTCCTCTTCTCTATTCCGCAACACCCCAATCAGAGTGGGATACACTTGCACAGAAAGCGATTGAATCGGTTGGTCTTTCTCATAGGTCAAATTATGACACCTCTCAGCTCTCAGGCGGCGAACGGCAGCGGGTTGCTATCGCGCGAGCACTCGTAAATAATCCAGAAATAATCTTCGCAGACGAGCCGACAGGAAACCTCGATTCAAAATCGGGAGAAGCGGTAATTGATATCCTTCAGCGTTTAAACGAAGAAAGTGGACACACGATTATTTTGATTACTCATGAAACACACACTGCGGAGCATGCCCGGCGGATAATCCGCATCCTTGATGGACAGATCGCAAGTGATGAACTCGTAAAAAAACAGCGCAGGACGGGCGATAGCATGCTTAAATAAATTTATGATATTACGCTATAGCATCAAAACAGCGTTTCGCGGTCTCACCACCCATAAATCACGATCGGCTCTTACTATACTTGGTATTGTCATCGGCGTTGCTGCTATTATCCTTGTCGTATCCTTGGGAGAGGGAGCGCAAAATCTCATCCTAGGGCAAATACAAGGATTGGGATCAAAAACTATTGCTGTCATTCCCGGTCGAGAGCCTACTGGTCCTTCGGATGCCGCACAAATCTTCAGTGACTCACTTAAAGAAAAAGACCTTGTCGCACTTAAGAAGAAAGAAAACGTACCGACACTTAAAAACATTATGCCGGTTGTTTTTGGTGGTGAATCAGCTTCGTATCAAGGAGAGACGTATCGCCTGACACTTTTTGGAGGAACAGATTTGATGGCTGAAATTTTTAACCTTTATCCATCTGAAGGGATATTTATTAGCGATGATGATATAAAGGGACTTGCAAGCGTCGTCGTCATTGGCTCAAAGGTCAAAGACGAACTTTTTGGTTCTTCACCAGCTTTGGGTGAAAAAATAAAAATCAAAGATAAAAGTTTGCGCGTAATCGGAGTGCTCCCCAAGAAAGGACAGTCTTCATTTTTTAATTTTGATGAAATGGCGATCGTCCCCTACACTACGATGCAAAAATATATTTTGGGAATCAATTATTTTCACCGTTTTATTGTCGAGTCAGAGAATGAAGATCTTATTTCCCGAACTGTCGATGATGTCAATCAAACACTTCGAGAGTCGCACGACATTACCGACCCGTCAAAAGATGATTTTTTCGTGCAAACGCAAGAAGATCTGGTTAAAAGTTTAGGGACAATTACCACGGCCCTTACCCTGTTTCTTGCTGCTGTCGCAGCAATATCACTTATCGTTGGTGGTATTGGAATCATGAATATTATGCTTGTGTCGGTAACGGAACGTACAAGAGAAATAGGTCTTCGAAAAGCTCTGGGAGCAACGAATCGTGACGTACTTACGCAATTCTTACTTGAAGCAGTGATGCTCACGGCCACAGGAGGTATTATGGGAATAGCACTCGGCACAACATTTTCTTTTTTAATATCTTTGATTCTTTCCAAGACACTGGCGATGTTGTGGACATTTACATTTCCCGTTGGTGCGTCTATTGTTGGTATTCTTGTTTCGGGGACGATTGGAATTATTTTTGGTCTCTACCCTGCGCGAAAAGCATCACAAAAAAGTCCCATGGAAGCACTTCGTTACGAATAGTACTTCAAGCCAAGGAAATACGATTTTTTTAATACCTATCGAACATAGACTAGCTAAGACTTGATGGACTTTAAATAATGTACCCTCAAATAATTCCTTGTAACATTCTTGTCTTAACATCTTCACGATCGTGAAGATGTTAAGTGGGTAATAATCCAACTATGATTATATATATAGATTATATACACGAGTATTTGATATTTAATTTGTTAACTCTTGCCAAGTAGCGGATGAAATTTCTCCGTGTAAAGACGCGTCAAATAGGACGGAAACCTGAAGCGTTCGCGTGCTTGATTTTGCTTGACCTTTTGAAGTAACAACCTTTGGATCACCCAGTGCTCCTGTCCCGCTTGAAACAACGATACGGGCACACGCATTATTTGTTGTACATCCATTGGGAGCAAACTCAACCGTGTAGCAATCTGCTGATGTACACGAATAGTTTTTCTTTCGTGCGATTTTTATCAATGCATCACGAGCGCCTGCTTCAGCATAACGAAGAGCCTGTGCTGAATTTTTTGACCCTGCAGATATAAAGCTTTCAGTCAAACTTGTTGCGGTAATACCTATACCAATAGCAAGTATAAGCATCCCGAGCGCGATCACGGTGGGAAGGGTTGCTACCCCGCGCGATACACCGTCTAGCGATGCACGCATACTGACTTTTAGTTTTCTTTCTTTTGCATTATTCATTGAACCTTTTATCATAAAAATTTAATTTTTTTCGATTGTGAGATTATCGCAATGTAACAGTTGTCGTGGCGGTATTTTTATACTGAAATTCTGGGCTTGTATTTTTATGCTGTAGGGAAATTCCAATCCTGATACTTGTAGTCGTTGCGGAAAGCAATGTGGAAACAAGATTTGTATTTTCAAGTCGCGTAAATCGAGCATTCACCACGTTGACGGTAGTACTTGCAGTGATAGGTTCAGGTGCACTCACTCCTACTGTTCTTCGCAACTCTCCCCCTGAAATATCATAGACAACGGCTTGTCCTCCAATAGTCATCACTAATGTGGTGGTGGATGAATTAGCATCTGCGGTACAGCTCGGGGTGCATGACGGCGTAGTTACTGATGTTGCCGATTTAATATCCTGTGTTAATCGTTCTAAAGAAAAACGGATTGCAGAATTTACGTCCGATTGCGCTTCCGCCTTCCCTTTTCCGACGCTCATAGAGATAAAGGATGATGAAATAATAACCATGATAATGGCGAGAAGCGCGATGTAGATAAGTAACTCCAGAAGACTGACGCCGCGAGTAAAACGCGAGGAGTAGTTGGTATATAGTATGTGCCAAATAGTATTTTTACTTTGTGTTTTTTTCATAGCCAATCGTTAGATATTTTTCTCCCAATATTTCTGCTTATGGCGCCCAGTTTACAATGACATCATTGACCACGGGACTTGAGTCTCCAGGATCAACACAATCTTTTGAGCAAATTTGAATTTTATATCTGAAATAACGTTTATTATTTTGAAATTGCGATGGAGCGCATGTAATTTCAATGGGGATATCTTGCGATTGCGCATTGATTGTTCCGGGATCATACCAATCAGAATTACTACAAGTTCCTCCACCCTTATAATCACTTGAGCCCGAACCCCATGAACCAATGGTGCACCCGACGTCAGTTTGACCACCCAAGCAATTTGAAGTAGCAATTTGAAATCTCACCTTACCAGGATAACTTCCACTTCCCAGTGTCCCCTTCCAAAGAATTGAGTTGTACGCCGCACCACTTACAACCCCGCTATCAAACACTGCTGAAGTTAGTTCTCCTTTTATAGAAATTCCTCCACACGTAGGCGGCTTATACCGATGCGTCTCCACCATCTTCTCCCCAAGCCCATAGAGCGTAACCCCTGAAGGATCGATGGTAAGTGTGTAGGAATAGCTTCCTGCGGATGTGGGATTGATTTTCCCTGTTGTGTCTTTGTAGAGTATTTCGAACGGCGTGGGAACAACCACAGCAGGAAGATTAAAAGTTTTCGTGGTTCCCCCATCACCATCAATGGAGAGCGCGATGCTTCCCGCACCTCCAGTGTACACGCCGGATACTTTGAAATAGAGCGACTTAACGGGATTAGCAACGCCGTTTAAATTGTCCCCGATATAGAGAGTGAATTGATGGTTGATGGTGCTGGAAACGGCGACATCTGAATTACCAACAAAGGTTTCGGTGGTTTTGATTTGATCAGCAGCAATGGCGATATATCCAACCATGCCGAACGATAGTGCAAAAAGGGTTGCGAAAAAAAATGGAAAAAATGTTTTTTTATATTTTATAATCATGCTCTATACCTATCGAAGAATGTGGGTAATTACTGGTCAATAGTCAAATATTTTTCCCTATTTTACGGGCGTTGTGTAAGCGCCGAGAGAAGTAATGACCGAGTACATCCATATTTTTCCATCGGTATTATAGAAAAAATTAAGTCCCGTAATCATGGCGTCCGAAAATTGAGGAAGTGTTTGAAGTGAAATAACGGCATTGCCGGAATCATACCAGTTTTTAGGAAGATCAAACCCATACGCGCTTGATTCAATTTCTTTTTGAGAAATGATTTTATTACCCTGCATAATAATTTCATATCCCTTCTTTTTGTTTTTTGAACCGAATCCAATTTGCCAATAACTTGACCGTCCATCAAGACCGATACTCCCCCGTGATTGTACGAACACGAGCTTCGCATCAATCGCCCATTTCTTTGCTTCTATTACTGCGCGTTCATAACTCCCCTTAAGGGTGAGTTCCGCCCCAACAACCACTACACGATCTCGGTCATTCTTGGGAACCAGGGGCACTGGATATGCGGTGGTATTGCGCTCCATGAGCTTACCTTCAGTTCCAGTAATACGCTCTGTCTCGGGGATACTTACTGAATCAATCACCGTATGGGGTTTGCCACCAATTCCAATCTTTTTTTCTATAGCAGGGTACATTTTTATAACCAAAACAATAGTGATGATAAGGGCGATAATAACTATGGAAATCCTAAATACCCGCGAATGATTTTTTTTCTCTTCAGGGTTTAATCCCGACTTACGAGGACTTTGAGTTTGCATGATTGTGTCAAAAAATTTATTTCCCGACATGGTGCTTATGTAATATTAAGGATTAAATCCATACGTCATAATAAATCGTGCGGAAGTAATGTATATGCTCGCAGTCGATGGTGTAATCACAAGCTTGTTGCATTGTACTCCGGGGTTCATTGGATTTGCGTTGGTACATAATCCAGAATCATTGAGATTAAGTGTTGCTTCCGTAGGCGGAGCACTCCCGTCAGCAATCTTATATAACAGTCTGAAGTTAGTGAGACTACTCCCTGGGATGGTAAATATTTTTGCAGCAAGATTATTTGCCTGAAGCGCAAGAGTACCGCTTCCGCTTACAATACCCAGTACTTCTATATACGCGCTCTTGATTGTTTGCCCAACCTCCGGTGCAAGAATAGTAAAGTAAGTTGTGGTCGCGGAAGCAATAACCGTTGGCTCACCAAAGAGTGATGTCTGCGTTGTTTTTGCCGGTTGTGTTACGCTTTGTGTTTGAAAGCTACCTGTCGCACCAAGAATTCCCGTTTCATTTCCAGCATTGTCTTTCGATCGCACACGATAGTAATATATTGTGCCGGAATTGAGATTGGGGAACACAACGGCGTGTGAAGTGACCAACGTTGGATCAAGTATTGTGCATTCGTTGGTGCCACTACAATCATACCCTCCAATAAATGTTCCGCTTGTATTGTACTCAACGCGACTCGTTGATAACTCAAGCGATGTATCCCAGGTGATTGTTGCAGAATTCGTTCCTGGTGATCCGGACGATATGTTGCTGACTATCGGCGGCGTAGTGTCAATATTAATGTCTGTCTCTGTTTCTAAGTTCCCACCAAATGACACCCATGCACTTGGATAATCTCCAAGCCCGCCACAGGATGTAGTATGCGCTCCCCCTTTGTTGTGACATGTTCGTGCTTGCCAATGATAGGTGTTGTCAGACGGAGAAATTGATATTGAGCCAGTTGCAGGACCAGAACCAGCAGACCCCGCCCCCTCCACCGCAGATCCACATGCCGCAGTTCCTGTGCATAAAAATGAAGTTCCAATTGACCTATATTCAAATTGCGGATACAAGGTGCCCAAGAAAATGCCAGGTACTTCCATTGTCTGTTTGAGATATATTGGGGTTGCGGACGCAGTGTTGCCAATACCGATTGATTGCGTAAGTCCCAAATCTTTGAATTGGTCGAGACCAACCGGTTCACTTGGCGTATTCGATAAAATGGTAAATAATTTCCCATTTGAATCATAGCCGTTTGATTTGAGTACCACATTCCCCGTCGCAGACCCTAAAGGCACTTGGGTGCTCATCGCCGTGTTCGTCCACCCGCTTGCGCCCCAATAGTTTGCAACAATACTTGAAGTAAACATTACGCGGTCGTTGGTGGTAAATGCAGGGGTGTTTACCAAATCCGAATCAGTGCCGGGCGATCCCGTTCCACACACTGCGGCATTTTGACAAAAATGATTTCCGTCTACCGTTACTGCGCTACCCTCTGATTGAGATGTCGGCGTAAACCCCGTAATCCGAGGTAGCACCCTAAAGCCAGTTGTAGTATAGGTATGAGTCTTGTTATTGGAATCGCTTCCTTGTTGCATTACCAAACTTCCTGTGTATGTGCTATCTGCAATTGCGGGAGATACTTGTGCTTGTATAAGTGTATTCGACCATGATCCTGTGATAACGCTTATTCCAATAATTTGAACATCCCCTCCAATGGATGCACTGCCAAACCGTGTACCATCGAGGAATACTTCACCGTCAGTGAGCCCATTGGGACACAGGGGATCGCTTGCGTCATATTCACGGGCATATGTTCCAACAGGAAATCCTGGTTTATCACACGCTCGAACGCCGGTAATCTGCGGCAACACATAAAAATTGAGTCCAGTGCTTGTCTGTCCTCCCACGGTTATCGTGAGTGCGCTTGCGCCGCCAAAATTCGTTCCCCAATCAGAATCTGTATCGCCAACAACCGCAGAATCGGTTAAAAAAGTAATTGAAGTATCTGTCCACACGATTACGTTAGCATCAGCGATTTGTTTAGTGCCCACCTTGATGTTGTTTCCTCCTGTTGAGCGATTCCCCACTCCCACGGTATTAAAGTTAGTTCCTGTTACAACAACTGTTTGTCGAAATCCCGCGCCTCCACCAATACGAGCACCGCATTCTGTACATGCCACGACATAATCCAACCCCCCTTCTGTTGAATTTACATAACTGGTAATTGAGGGTGGCGGAGTGGTATACCGCCATGAAACTTGTTCAACGGCCGCCACAACATTAGATCCAGTTGAGCCTAGATTTACGGTATATGTTCCATTCCCCGTAATTTCGTTGTTGATATTTTTGTCAAAAAAAAGAACCCATAGATATTCTCCCGTGGAATCCCAATTAT harbors:
- a CDS encoding ABC transporter ATP-binding protein, with the protein product MSIISTKNLTKTYIDENVETKVLRRVTFDINRGEFVAIMGPSGSGKSTLLHVLGFLDRHTDGTYLFENKTIDDYTPEEIAHVRNKKMGFVFQAFNLLARTTVLENVKLPLLYSATPQSEWDTLAQKAIESVGLSHRSNYDTSQLSGGERQRVAIARALVNNPEIIFADEPTGNLDSKSGEAVIDILQRLNEESGHTIILITHETHTAEHARRIIRILDGQIASDELVKKQRRTGDSMLK
- a CDS encoding ABC transporter permease → MILRYSIKTAFRGLTTHKSRSALTILGIVIGVAAIILVVSLGEGAQNLILGQIQGLGSKTIAVIPGREPTGPSDAAQIFSDSLKEKDLVALKKKENVPTLKNIMPVVFGGESASYQGETYRLTLFGGTDLMAEIFNLYPSEGIFISDDDIKGLASVVVIGSKVKDELFGSSPALGEKIKIKDKSLRVIGVLPKKGQSSFFNFDEMAIVPYTTMQKYILGINYFHRFIVESENEDLISRTVDDVNQTLRESHDITDPSKDDFFVQTQEDLVKSLGTITTALTLFLAAVAAISLIVGGIGIMNIMLVSVTERTREIGLRKALGATNRDVLTQFLLEAVMLTATGGIMGIALGTTFSFLISLILSKTLAMLWTFTFPVGASIVGILVSGTIGIIFGLYPARKASQKSPMEALRYE
- a CDS encoding prepilin-type N-terminal cleavage/methylation domain-containing protein; the protein is MKKTQSKNTIWHILYTNYSSRFTRGVSLLELLIYIALLAIIMVIISSSFISMSVGKGKAEAQSDVNSAIRFSLERLTQDIKSATSVTTPSCTPSCTADANSSTTTLVMTIGGQAVVYDISGGELRRTVGVSAPEPITASTTVNVVNARFTRLENTNLVSTLLSATTTSIRIGISLQHKNTSPEFQYKNTATTTVTLR
- a CDS encoding fibronectin type III domain-containing protein — translated: MIKIFTLLKNTFKQLLITLFIALFAFSNMSAVLIGYFFTGQGGIGKIPIAHAAGTKTKTIEFFVGQNQTSGIGVAAGTNWNSVFTIDLPDAIVSPTMIKSAWIDYTFQSALTGPPGIVTLGLTPSGFSETVFNSASYQSSGENYTILVRPNFTTAMQAAMQGPGTKNITFRANVAGVPRKMENAKMFITYDYDDTAATQISTIKYRIGQSAGNVAVGATGVTFTSPTMAVTEDSPVVVSAWSEIRGQIPATGTTDSTFAVNYDADAASAYYLDNSGGTNSQAIYILHPKNSLTLNVAHNLKIAATVGYQMNLVSAEQVITYKFNYTNSTTLMQTEEIMLESNGNKASAVPLDVTDTINIPEDTPSFKNIYMRGTAHAVTNDSLGLAAQLGASVPTPATSYTYTASNEIMNNFWILSSDINNLGSMVQGNNQLSATFTGTMTSRTAQLIITYSFAKNSATQSASAIFWAVQQSAYGTTGTPAVNITIAGTPLAGSFRSSTAASSVSGVTVDRLVNISISPTAPSAYNWDSTGEYLWVLFFDKNINNEITGNGTYTVNLGSTGSNVVAAVEQVSWRYTTPPPSITSYVNSTEGGLDYVVACTECGARIGGGAGFRQTVVVTGTNFNTVGVGNRSTGGNNIKVGTKQIADANVIVWTDTSITFLTDSAVVGDTDSDWGTNFGGASALTITVGGQTSTGLNFYVLPQITGVRACDKPGFPVGTYAREYDASDPLCPNGLTDGEVFLDGTRFGSASIGGDVQIIGISVITGSWSNTLIQAQVSPAIADSTYTGSLVMQQGSDSNNKTHTYTTTGFRVLPRITGFTPTSQSEGSAVTVDGNHFCQNAAVCGTGSPGTDSDLVNTPAFTTNDRVMFTSSIVANYWGASGWTNTAMSTQVPLGSATGNVVLKSNGYDSNGKLFTILSNTPSEPVGLDQFKDLGLTQSIGIGNTASATPIYLKQTMEVPGIFLGTLYPQFEYRSIGTSFLCTGTAACGSAVEGAGSAGSGPATGSISISPSDNTYHWQARTCHNKGGAHTTSCGGLGDYPSAWVSFGGNLETETDINIDTTPPIVSNISSGSPGTNSATITWDTSLELSTSRVEYNTSGTFIGGYDCSGTNECTILDPTLVTSHAVVFPNLNSGTIYYYRVRSKDNAGNETGILGATGSFQTQSVTQPAKTTQTSLFGEPTVIASATTTYFTILAPEVGQTIKSAYIEVLGIVSGSGTLALQANNLAAKIFTIPGSSLTNFRLLYKIADGSAPPTEATLNLNDSGLCTNANPMNPGVQCNKLVITPSTASIYITSARFIMTYGFNP